A window of Bacteroidota bacterium contains these coding sequences:
- a CDS encoding glycosyltransferase family 4 protein, translated as MNKKIRLVVIGPRGFPNVQGGIESFSEKLYPHLIEKGYCIQVFSIKRYASHKEWNGIKFIHIPTPSSKIFERPLYNFLSTIYCIFKRPDLIHIHSIASGTFIFFLKLFGLKIIARYNSQDYLHEKWNVFGKIILKNSEHQFLLTDYIITNNKTYLKHLQAKGRKNNITLIPNGVEKNSREKYNGLLQEYFPNIKEKFILFAGRITPEKNIETLINSFFLLNPKETSLIIAGGAAHNDNYFVELKNKYSDKRILFTGKLYREKLNCLFANCSLFVIPSFSEGTPNVLLEALSFNCKILASKIPAHLDFSFQEETYFNPNDVSELSQRINNKLLNDNLENYEGLLQKHHWLNIVEQIHHINQKVLNIES; from the coding sequence GTGAATAAAAAGATAAGGTTAGTTGTTATCGGACCCAGAGGTTTTCCCAATGTGCAAGGAGGAATAGAAAGTTTTTCGGAAAAATTATATCCTCATCTCATTGAAAAAGGATACTGCATTCAGGTTTTTTCTATTAAACGCTATGCCAGCCATAAAGAATGGAATGGAATAAAGTTTATTCATATTCCTACTCCATCATCTAAAATTTTTGAAAGGCCGCTATATAATTTTTTATCCACTATTTATTGCATTTTCAAACGCCCGGATTTAATTCATATTCACAGTATCGCTTCAGGAACTTTTATTTTCTTTTTGAAATTATTCGGACTAAAAATTATTGCAAGGTATAATTCGCAAGATTATTTACATGAAAAATGGAATGTATTTGGAAAAATAATATTAAAAAATTCTGAGCACCAATTTTTATTGACAGATTATATTATTACTAACAATAAAACATACCTTAAACATCTGCAAGCCAAAGGAAGAAAAAATAACATAACGCTTATTCCAAACGGAGTTGAAAAAAATAGCAGAGAAAAATATAATGGATTGCTTCAAGAATATTTTCCTAATATCAAAGAAAAATTTATTCTGTTTGCCGGAAGAATTACTCCCGAAAAAAATATTGAAACATTAATTAATTCTTTTTTTCTTTTAAATCCTAAAGAAACAAGCTTAATAATTGCAGGTGGCGCTGCACATAATGATAATTACTTTGTAGAATTAAAAAATAAATATTCAGATAAAAGAATTCTTTTTACCGGCAAACTTTATCGTGAAAAATTAAATTGTCTTTTTGCAAACTGTTCTTTGTTTGTTATTCCGTCCTTTTCAGAGGGAACTCCCAATGTACTTCTTGAAGCTTTGAGTTTTAACTGCAAAATACTTGCAAGTAAAATTCCAGCTCATCTTGATTTTTCTTTTCAGGAAGAAACGTATTTTAATCCAAATGATGTTAGCGAACTTTCTCAAAGAATAAATAACAAACTGCTAAATGATAATTTAGAAAATTATGAAGGGCTGCTTCAGAAACACCACTGGCTAAATATTGTTGAGCAAATACATCATATCAATCAGAAAGTTCTTAATATAGAATCATGA